The proteins below are encoded in one region of Candidatus Eisenbacteria bacterium:
- a CDS encoding alpha/beta fold hydrolase, with protein MKFPGPEGALEGLWCDPGRGLPAAVIAHPHPAHGGSMHSKVVHTVYKVLTEAGHATLRFNFRGVGRSEGGYSGGDGEVGDVAAAAAYARAQTGLPTLWLAGFSFGSWVGARWAIQDDHLEQFVALGMPVTVNIDGRTFDFLTRPPAPMLIVQGDHDQYGSREDALALVARLKPHGRVEARFVADADHFFTGRLSQLAAALRDGLGMEGK; from the coding sequence GTGAAATTTCCCGGACCCGAGGGGGCCCTGGAAGGGCTCTGGTGCGATCCGGGGCGCGGTCTCCCCGCCGCGGTCATCGCGCACCCCCATCCGGCGCACGGGGGATCGATGCACAGCAAGGTAGTCCACACCGTATACAAGGTGCTCACCGAGGCCGGGCACGCGACGCTCCGCTTCAATTTTCGAGGGGTCGGGAGGAGCGAGGGGGGGTACTCGGGCGGCGACGGCGAGGTGGGCGACGTGGCAGCCGCCGCGGCGTACGCCCGCGCGCAAACCGGGCTGCCGACACTCTGGCTCGCGGGCTTCTCGTTCGGGTCGTGGGTGGGAGCCAGGTGGGCGATCCAGGACGATCACCTCGAGCAGTTCGTGGCGCTCGGGATGCCGGTGACCGTGAACATCGACGGGCGCACGTTCGATTTTCTGACCCGGCCCCCCGCGCCGATGCTGATCGTCCAGGGGGACCACGATCAATACGGTAGCCGCGAAGACGCGTTGGCCTTGGTGGCGCGGCTCAAGCCGCATGGCCGTGTCGAGGCGCGCTTCGTGGCGGACGCCGACCATTTTTTCACGGGACGATTGAGCCAGCTTGCCGCGGCGCTCCGCGACGGGCTCGGCATGGAGGGGAAATGA
- a CDS encoding SDR family oxidoreductase has translation MSDEAIRDKVAVVTGSTKGIGLATAEALLGSGAKVVVSARNEGEVAAVGKRLMASHPKRVAAQVCDVRLEAQVDALFRAAESAFGGVDILVNNAGVGLFKNLEEMTLEEWNRVIETNVTGVFLCSRAAIPRMRRRGGGYIINISSLAGKNAFPTATAYNASKFAVNGMSEALMQEVRYDGIRVSYIMPGSVNTNFNGRSPDPTQEWKLAASDVAQAMLDLLRHPSRSLPSRVELRPSQPPRK, from the coding sequence ATGAGCGATGAAGCGATTCGGGACAAGGTAGCCGTGGTTACCGGCAGCACGAAGGGAATCGGTCTCGCCACCGCAGAGGCGTTGCTCGGGTCGGGTGCGAAGGTCGTGGTCTCCGCCCGGAACGAGGGCGAGGTCGCGGCGGTGGGGAAGCGACTCATGGCGTCGCACCCCAAGCGCGTGGCCGCGCAGGTCTGCGACGTGCGGCTCGAGGCCCAGGTCGACGCGCTTTTTCGCGCCGCGGAGAGCGCCTTCGGCGGGGTCGACATCCTGGTCAACAACGCGGGCGTGGGCCTTTTCAAGAATTTGGAGGAGATGACGCTCGAGGAGTGGAACCGGGTTATCGAAACCAACGTGACCGGCGTCTTCCTCTGCTCGCGCGCGGCGATTCCCCGGATGCGGCGCCGCGGCGGAGGCTACATCATCAACATCTCGAGCCTCGCCGGGAAGAACGCCTTCCCGACCGCCACCGCGTACAACGCTTCCAAGTTCGCCGTGAACGGGATGTCCGAGGCCCTGATGCAGGAAGTGCGGTACGACGGGATCCGCGTCAGCTACATCATGCCGGGCAGCGTGAACACGAATTTCAACGGAAGATCGCCCGATCCCACGCAGGAGTGGAAGCTCGCGGCCTCGGACGTGGCGCAGGCGATGCTCGACCTTCTCCGCCATCCGTCCCGCTCGCTGCCGAGCCGGGTCGAGCTGCGTCCGAGCCAGCCGCCGCGGAAGTGA